One part of the Rhodococcus oxybenzonivorans genome encodes these proteins:
- a CDS encoding PPE family protein: MTMGLTGVIWLPRGATVNSTTLIAGAGPVPLSVASAAWTALSTSFVDANLTLVRVMAELAAGWQGVSAVAALAKITPFTVWTAECAELAADTAVKAGLEAGAYTTAALIMPSIPEIVAVKTAKATAYSTGGALNGSAAVAEAADRAMDIRAGLVMEGYEAASNILALKRPYKQPPRIVTKADSKEVGTFEDVPQDGNFDPTRAAAAALMAAGQNPAVTTAASQVGSIAGTTVSTATSAASNIGGAALSAATSSAATPMMAGAPMLSGGSYSGGGAASTSTAAARTSAGALGAGTGAGGATLPEGWGKTDALGQGARPGAPAATPGAVIGDVRADMNPATAARGATGSGPMMSGRGAGPAGSQDDEERDTPDYLKNFEHFADGRTVIPSVIGANPDHPESGR, encoded by the coding sequence ATGACCATGGGACTGACAGGTGTCATCTGGTTGCCCCGCGGGGCCACCGTCAACTCGACCACGCTCATCGCGGGCGCAGGCCCGGTGCCGCTCAGCGTGGCGAGCGCTGCATGGACTGCGCTGTCCACCAGCTTCGTCGACGCCAACCTCACGCTCGTTCGGGTGATGGCCGAGCTGGCCGCCGGCTGGCAGGGCGTATCGGCCGTGGCCGCACTCGCCAAGATCACGCCGTTCACGGTATGGACGGCCGAGTGCGCCGAACTGGCGGCAGACACCGCCGTCAAGGCCGGACTCGAGGCGGGCGCATACACGACGGCCGCCCTCATCATGCCCAGCATTCCCGAGATCGTGGCGGTCAAGACCGCGAAGGCCACCGCCTACTCGACGGGCGGTGCTCTCAACGGTTCCGCGGCAGTCGCCGAGGCCGCCGACCGGGCGATGGACATCCGGGCAGGGCTCGTGATGGAGGGGTACGAGGCCGCATCCAACATCCTCGCGCTCAAACGCCCGTACAAGCAGCCCCCACGCATCGTCACCAAAGCCGATTCCAAAGAGGTCGGAACCTTCGAGGACGTCCCGCAGGACGGCAACTTCGACCCGACACGGGCCGCCGCCGCCGCGCTGATGGCGGCCGGTCAGAATCCCGCGGTCACCACCGCCGCATCGCAGGTCGGCAGTATCGCCGGTACCACCGTTTCCACCGCCACGTCGGCGGCGAGCAACATCGGTGGGGCGGCGCTGTCCGCGGCCACCAGCTCGGCGGCCACCCCGATGATGGCTGGTGCGCCGATGCTGTCGGGTGGCTCGTACAGCGGTGGCGGCGCGGCTTCCACGTCGACGGCGGCAGCACGGACGTCGGCCGGTGCGCTCGGTGCCGGGACGGGAGCCGGCGGTGCGACTCTTCCCGAGGGCTGGGGAAAGACGGATGCTCTGGGCCAGGGTGCTCGGCCCGGAGCGCCCGCGGCCACACCCGGCGCAGTGATCGGAGACGTCCGGGCCGACATGAATCCCGCTACGGCGGCACGTGGAGCAACGGGTAGCGGACCCATGATGAGCGGGCGCGGCGCGGGTCCGGCCGGTTCGCAGGACGACGAAGAACGGGACACCCCCGATTATCTGAAAAACTTCGAGCACTTCGCCGACGGACGCACGGTCATTCCTTCGGTGATCGGCGCCAACCCCGACCACCCGGAGAGCGGACGTTGA
- a CDS encoding (2Fe-2S)-binding protein has protein sequence MFVCICKAVTETEVHEHVHDGADSADAIGERCGAGWGCGTCVDRLEEILCAYAERNRTAA, from the coding sequence ATGTTCGTGTGCATCTGCAAGGCCGTCACCGAGACCGAGGTGCACGAACATGTGCACGACGGTGCCGACTCTGCAGATGCCATCGGTGAGCGATGTGGAGCCGGATGGGGGTGTGGAACCTGCGTCGACCGCCTCGAAGAAATTCTCTGTGCGTACGCGGAGCGTAATCGCACAGCTGCCTGA
- a CDS encoding ankyrin repeat domain-containing protein, translating into MNDHSQPSAEPVDPELQELAGRVFDAARAGDAVALATYIDAGVPVNLTNQNGDTLVMLAAYHGHAEAVQALIDRGADVNRLNDKGQSPLAGALFKGEDGVVCTLVAGGADPTAGHPTAVDAARMFGREDLLSLLEPKPE; encoded by the coding sequence ATGAACGACCATTCGCAGCCCTCCGCCGAACCTGTGGATCCGGAACTCCAGGAACTCGCGGGCCGGGTGTTCGATGCCGCACGCGCGGGTGACGCAGTGGCGTTGGCCACGTACATCGACGCCGGGGTCCCGGTGAACCTCACCAACCAGAACGGCGACACCCTCGTCATGCTGGCCGCCTACCACGGCCATGCCGAGGCGGTCCAGGCTCTGATCGACCGCGGTGCCGACGTCAACCGACTCAACGACAAGGGCCAGTCACCGCTGGCAGGGGCGTTGTTCAAGGGTGAGGACGGGGTGGTGTGCACCCTCGTCGCGGGCGGTGCCGACCCCACAGCCGGGCACCCCACCGCGGTGGACGCCGCGCGCATGTTCGGCCGGGAAGATCTCCTGAGCCTGCTGGAACCGAAACCCGAATGA
- a CDS encoding septum formation family protein: MSSDQPNGAEPQPGNAGQPTKAPRTMSATTTRRALAAVAIGAVVAAIATFAIAGGFERSENLPTHSGDPGPQATASVEGEAFASAIAGDCLDWTPSNDPKEDRKDVAKVDCSEEHRFEVAAPLDLSVYPGAEFGPGSRYPGALRFAELRDEHCVPAVETYLGSRFDPYGKFSVGLMFPSEAGWTAGERTLRCGLQFSGTAGTLLPFSGRVAEQDQSNVWDPGTCIGINQNVPTDPVDCVQPHAYEVISVVDLGTQFPGSMPSVEDQDKYLEGVCTQASNEFLGSADALRNKTLTLFWDNLELDSWLAGSRRINCSVGKETDTGGFSTITGSAKGDILINGAAPVPPPPTPEGRSMPTPLPGAAPVPGR; encoded by the coding sequence ATGTCCTCAGATCAGCCGAACGGTGCCGAACCGCAGCCCGGGAACGCCGGGCAACCGACCAAGGCACCCCGCACCATGTCCGCGACCACGACGCGTCGCGCGCTCGCTGCTGTCGCGATCGGCGCCGTGGTCGCGGCGATCGCGACCTTCGCGATCGCAGGTGGGTTCGAGCGCAGCGAGAATCTACCCACCCACTCGGGCGACCCCGGACCCCAGGCCACCGCGTCGGTGGAAGGGGAGGCTTTCGCATCGGCGATCGCCGGCGACTGCCTCGACTGGACACCGTCGAACGATCCGAAAGAGGATCGCAAGGACGTCGCGAAAGTCGACTGCTCCGAGGAGCACCGTTTCGAGGTGGCGGCCCCTCTGGATCTCAGTGTCTACCCGGGCGCAGAGTTCGGCCCGGGTTCGCGCTACCCGGGCGCCCTGCGGTTCGCCGAGCTGCGGGACGAGCACTGCGTGCCCGCCGTCGAGACCTACCTGGGTTCGCGTTTCGACCCTTACGGGAAGTTCAGCGTCGGTCTCATGTTCCCCAGCGAGGCAGGCTGGACCGCCGGGGAGCGCACCCTGCGGTGCGGTCTCCAATTCTCTGGCACCGCAGGCACTTTGCTGCCTTTCAGTGGGCGGGTGGCCGAGCAGGACCAATCCAATGTCTGGGATCCCGGCACCTGCATCGGCATCAATCAGAATGTCCCCACCGATCCCGTCGACTGCGTGCAGCCCCACGCGTACGAGGTGATCTCCGTGGTCGATCTCGGCACCCAGTTCCCGGGTTCGATGCCGTCGGTCGAAGATCAGGACAAGTACCTCGAGGGCGTGTGCACCCAGGCGTCCAACGAATTTCTCGGCTCGGCGGACGCGTTGCGGAACAAGACCCTCACCCTGTTCTGGGACAACCTGGAACTCGACAGCTGGCTGGCGGGCAGCAGGCGCATCAACTGTTCGGTGGGCAAGGAGACCGACACCGGCGGCTTCTCGACCATCACCGGGTCCGCCAAGGGCGACATCCTGATCAACGGCGCAGCGCCGGTACCGCCACCGCCTACTCCGGAGGGCAGGTCGATGCCGACACCGCTTCCCGGCGCAGCTCCGGTTCCCGGGCGCTGA
- a CDS encoding MFS transporter: MVGYTATRDLIPLFGLYDLLFADHGLSVGQISSLLVIWSVVSFVAEVPSGAWADTVSRRGLLVFASALYTAGFTVWVVAPSYAGFAAGFVLWGISGAIQSGTFEALLYDELAARGKSETFARLLGYANSGAMASNLVATLTAAPLFVLGGYTLVGWASVAATVVHGGFALLLPAAPRAADADETREVAGGRGLLSRYAGMLRAGVGEVSHDTVLRRGVVLSSVLVGFLAFDEYFGLLARDGGTATAAVPLLVAITVAGQVVGTAAAGRTASMRAVTMSRVVAAGAVLLGAGALLGGVTGFAAIGAGYGILGNAMIVSEARVQDAITGPARATVTSVSGLFGEITALLIYVGFAVGSTWFSVTTLVAALAVPVLLSAVLVRRWLPPVRLDTPTAG, from the coding sequence GTGGTCGGTTACACCGCCACGCGTGACCTCATTCCGCTTTTCGGTCTCTACGACCTGCTGTTCGCCGACCACGGCCTCAGCGTCGGACAGATTTCGTCGCTACTCGTCATCTGGTCCGTCGTATCGTTCGTCGCCGAGGTGCCCTCGGGCGCGTGGGCCGACACCGTGTCCCGGCGTGGACTGCTCGTCTTCGCCTCCGCCCTGTACACCGCGGGATTCACCGTGTGGGTGGTGGCGCCGTCGTATGCAGGCTTCGCAGCCGGATTCGTGTTGTGGGGCATCAGTGGCGCCATCCAGTCCGGAACGTTCGAGGCGTTGCTGTACGACGAACTTGCCGCGCGGGGGAAGTCGGAGACCTTCGCCCGGCTCCTCGGCTACGCCAACTCCGGCGCCATGGCGAGCAACCTCGTCGCCACGCTGACCGCGGCGCCGCTCTTCGTTCTGGGTGGTTACACGCTGGTCGGATGGGCCAGTGTCGCTGCGACGGTGGTGCACGGAGGCTTCGCACTACTGCTTCCCGCTGCGCCGAGAGCAGCCGACGCGGACGAAACACGGGAAGTGGCCGGCGGGCGTGGACTGCTGTCCCGCTACGCCGGGATGCTCCGGGCCGGGGTCGGGGAGGTGTCGCACGACACGGTGCTCCGCCGAGGCGTGGTGCTGTCGTCGGTGCTCGTCGGATTTCTCGCCTTCGACGAGTACTTCGGCCTGCTCGCCCGCGACGGTGGCACCGCGACGGCGGCGGTGCCGTTGCTGGTGGCCATCACCGTCGCCGGCCAAGTGGTGGGTACCGCGGCGGCCGGCCGGACGGCGTCGATGCGAGCGGTGACGATGAGCCGTGTCGTCGCAGCGGGTGCCGTATTGCTCGGTGCCGGAGCGCTTCTGGGTGGTGTCACCGGGTTCGCGGCAATCGGCGCGGGCTACGGCATCCTCGGCAATGCCATGATCGTGTCGGAAGCTCGTGTGCAGGACGCGATCACCGGTCCGGCGCGGGCCACCGTCACCTCGGTGTCGGGGCTGTTCGGCGAGATCACCGCACTTCTGATCTACGTGGGTTTCGCTGTCGGCTCGACGTGGTTCTCGGTCACCACACTCGTTGCCGCACTGGCTGTCCCGGTGCTGCTGTCGGCGGTCCTGGTGCGCCGGTGGCTGCCACCGGTTCGGCTGGACACACCCACCGCCGGGTGA
- the bfr gene encoding bacterioferritin has product MRGNDEVIALLNEQLTSELTAINQYFLHSKMQANWGFTKLAAKTRAESIEEMIHAEILTDRILFLEALPNYQKLLPLRIGQDLREQFHSDLAVELEVVERLRPGIQMCREKGDATSAKLLEGILAEEEEHIDYLETQIELMDKMGDQLYMAQLVDQPPTAG; this is encoded by the coding sequence ATGCGCGGTAACGACGAGGTAATCGCTCTTCTCAACGAACAGTTGACGAGTGAGCTGACGGCAATCAACCAGTATTTCCTGCACTCGAAGATGCAGGCCAACTGGGGTTTCACCAAACTGGCGGCGAAGACGCGTGCCGAGTCCATCGAAGAGATGATTCACGCCGAGATCTTGACCGACCGCATCCTCTTTCTCGAGGCGCTACCGAACTATCAGAAGCTGCTCCCGCTGCGCATCGGACAGGATCTGCGAGAGCAGTTCCACTCCGACCTCGCGGTCGAGCTCGAGGTTGTCGAACGCCTGCGTCCCGGAATTCAGATGTGCCGGGAGAAGGGCGACGCGACGTCGGCGAAGCTACTCGAAGGCATCCTCGCGGAAGAAGAGGAGCACATCGACTATCTGGAGACACAGATCGAGTTGATGGACAAGATGGGCGATCAGCTGTACATGGCCCAGCTCGTCGATCAGCCACCGACAGCCGGGTAG
- a CDS encoding PE family protein, with the protein MPALHVAPEALVAAAVELDALAARLEASVALNSAAIRVLPSGSEEVSLHAAGYFNTVAGTFTPAVAQGILEMRETANTLRTQAALYAAEDFALGASLAAGM; encoded by the coding sequence ATGCCAGCTCTGCACGTCGCACCCGAAGCTCTTGTCGCCGCCGCCGTGGAACTCGACGCGCTCGCCGCGCGCCTCGAGGCTTCGGTCGCACTGAACTCCGCAGCAATCCGGGTACTCCCGTCGGGGAGCGAAGAAGTCTCCCTCCATGCCGCCGGTTACTTCAACACGGTCGCAGGAACGTTCACTCCTGCTGTCGCCCAAGGAATTCTCGAGATGCGGGAGACCGCGAACACGCTCCGCACCCAAGCCGCTCTGTACGCCGCCGAGGACTTTGCCCTGGGCGCGTCGCTCGCTGCGGGCATGTGA
- a CDS encoding metallopeptidase family protein gives MPVLMTPDRFEELVGDALDLIPPQLATAIDNVVVLVDDRNEDDPHLLGLYHGIALTERDSHYGGSLPDTITIYRDALLEMCSSEEEVVHEVAVTVIHEVAHYFGIEEDRLHELGWG, from the coding sequence GTGCCGGTTCTGATGACGCCCGACCGATTCGAGGAATTGGTGGGGGACGCTCTCGATCTGATTCCGCCTCAACTCGCGACCGCAATCGACAACGTCGTCGTCCTCGTCGACGACCGCAACGAAGACGATCCGCATCTCCTCGGGCTGTACCACGGAATAGCGCTGACCGAACGGGACAGTCATTACGGCGGTTCGCTACCCGATACGATTACCATCTACCGCGACGCCCTCCTCGAAATGTGCAGTTCAGAGGAGGAAGTCGTTCACGAAGTGGCCGTTACCGTGATCCACGAGGTTGCACACTACTTCGGGATAGAAGAAGATCGCTTGCACGAGCTCGGCTGGGGATGA
- the serS gene encoding serine--tRNA ligase, which yields MIDLKFLRENPDAVRESQRTRGEDPALVDALLEADASRRAAVLAGDTLRAEQKAFGKKVGQASPEERPALLEGSKELAAKVKQAEAEQHEAQAALDAAHRAISNIVQDGAPAGGEDDFVTLDTVGDVPTFDFEPKDHLELGESLGLIDMERGAKVSGARFYFLTGFGAMLQLGMLQLAAQKAMANGFQMMIPPVLVRPEIMAGTGFLGAHADEIYHLADDDLYLVGTSEVPLAGYHSGEILDLSAGPKRYAGWSTCFRREAGSYGKDTRGIIRVHQFDKVEMFTYCKPEDADAEHQRLLAWERDMLAAIDVPYRVIDVAGGDLGSSAARKFDCEAWVPTQQAYRELTSTSNCTTFQARRLGVRYRDENGKPQTAATLNGTLATTRWIVAILENHQQSDGTVRVPEALVPFVGTDVLKP from the coding sequence GTGATTGACCTGAAGTTCCTCCGCGAGAACCCCGACGCCGTCCGCGAGTCGCAGCGCACCCGCGGTGAAGATCCTGCGCTGGTCGACGCGCTGCTCGAGGCCGATGCGTCCCGTCGCGCCGCGGTACTCGCCGGTGACACTCTGCGCGCCGAGCAGAAGGCCTTCGGTAAGAAGGTGGGCCAGGCGTCCCCCGAGGAACGGCCCGCGCTGCTCGAGGGATCCAAGGAACTCGCGGCCAAGGTCAAGCAGGCCGAGGCGGAGCAGCACGAGGCGCAGGCCGCGCTCGATGCCGCGCACCGGGCGATCTCCAATATCGTCCAGGACGGCGCCCCGGCCGGTGGCGAGGACGACTTCGTCACCCTGGACACGGTCGGCGATGTCCCCACGTTCGACTTCGAGCCCAAGGACCACCTCGAGTTGGGCGAGTCGCTGGGACTGATCGACATGGAACGCGGCGCGAAGGTGTCCGGCGCCCGGTTCTATTTCCTCACCGGGTTCGGCGCCATGTTGCAACTCGGAATGCTGCAGCTCGCCGCGCAGAAGGCAATGGCCAACGGGTTCCAGATGATGATTCCCCCCGTGCTGGTGCGCCCCGAGATCATGGCGGGCACCGGATTCCTCGGCGCCCACGCGGACGAGATCTACCACCTTGCCGACGACGACCTCTACCTCGTCGGAACTTCCGAGGTCCCGCTCGCCGGGTACCACTCGGGCGAGATCCTCGATCTTTCCGCAGGCCCGAAGCGGTACGCGGGTTGGTCGACCTGCTTCCGCCGGGAAGCAGGCAGCTACGGCAAGGACACCCGCGGAATCATCCGGGTCCACCAGTTCGACAAGGTGGAAATGTTCACCTACTGCAAGCCCGAGGATGCCGACGCCGAGCATCAGCGTCTGCTGGCCTGGGAGCGCGACATGCTGGCCGCAATCGACGTCCCCTACCGGGTGATCGACGTCGCCGGGGGCGATCTGGGTTCCTCGGCTGCCCGCAAGTTCGATTGCGAGGCGTGGGTGCCCACCCAGCAGGCGTACCGCGAGCTCACATCCACGTCGAACTGCACGACGTTCCAGGCGCGGCGCCTCGGCGTGCGGTACCGCGACGAGAACGGGAAGCCGCAGACTGCTGCCACCCTGAACGGCACGTTGGCCACCACGCGGTGGATCGTGGCGATCCTCGAGAACCACCAGCAGTCCGATGGGACGGTACGCGTGCCGGAGGCGCTGGTGCCCTTCGTCGGTACGGACGTATTGAAGCCGTAA